The genomic interval ACGCCTTCTGGCACATGCGGCAATGACAGATCGACGAATCCTTGAGTTCGCCGCTGACGCGAAAACGGATCGCACCGCACTGGCACCCGCCGGTATAGGTCTTGGTCATGTCAGATCCTTTCCATCAGGGCGAGCGGGCACCCCCTTGTGGGGGAGATGCCCGGCCGCGCAGAGGGGGTATGTCTAGCTGCCCAACCCATCCTACCGCTTGACCTCCCAGGTCGTCACGCGCTCGCCCGTCACCGGATCCTTGCCGTCCTTGAGCTGGATACCCTTTGCCGTCAACTCGTCGCGGATCTTGTCGGCCTCGGTGAAATTCTTCGCCTTGAGCATTTCGAGACGCATGGCGACCAGCGCATCGACCGCGGCTGCGAAGGCTTCGTCGATTTCTATTTTCTTCGGCAGCACCCCGAGAAGCGCCGCACTTGCTGCGAAGACGGCATCGTTGCCGGATTGCGCCAGCGCATGTAGCGCCTGCACGGCGGCGACTGTATTGAGGTCGTCCGCCAGCGCGTTCAGCACGCTGGTGTGTGGCGTTGCATCGCCGGCTTCCGTTGCCGGCCATTTGGCCAGCAGCCGTTCGGCCTCTTCCAGCCGCTTGATCGAAAAATCGATCGGCTCGCGATAGTGCGTCATCAGCATCGCCAGGCGCAGCACCTCGCCCGGCCATTTGCGACCGCCGAAGGTTTCCGTGTGCAGCAGATCGTGGATGGTGACGAAATTGCCTTCGGATTTCGACATTTTCCGGCCTTCGACCTGCACGAAACCGTTGTGCATCCAGACATTCGCCATCACTTCGGTCCCGTGGGCGCAGCGCGACTGGGCGATTTCGTTTTCATGATGCGGGAAGATCAGGTCCAGCCCGCCGCCGTGAATGTCGAAGACATCGCCGAGATAGCGCCTGCTCATGGCGGAGCACTCGATATGCCAGCCAGGCCGGCCGCGGCCCCAGGGGCTCTCCCAGCCGGGCTCATTATGGTTCGACAGCTTCCAGAGCACGAAATCGCCGGGGTTCTTCTTGTGCGCATCGACGGCGACGCGGGCGCCGGCCTGCTGCTCGTCGAGCGGGCGCTTCGAAAGCTGGCCGTAATCGGCCATGGATTTGGTGTCGAACAGCACTTCGCCGGCGGCGACATAGGCATGGCCATTGCCGATCAGCTTTTCGATGATCTCGATCATCTCTGCGATATTGTCGGTGGCGCGCGGCTCGACATCAGGCTCCAGGCAGCCGAGGTCGGCGACGTCGGCGTGAAACTGCGTCTCGGTCTTCTCCGTCACGGCCCGGATCGCATCGTTCAGCGGCAGGCCGGGATGATCCCTCAGCGCGCGCGCATTGATCTTGTCGTCGACGTCGGTGATGTTGCGGGCATAGGTGACGTGGCTTTCGCCGTAGACATGGCGCAGCAGCCGGAACAGCACATCGAAGACGATGACCGGTCGGGCATTGCCGATATGGGCGAAATCATAGACGGTCGGGCCGCAGACATACATGCGGACATTGTCTGGATCGATCGGCGCAAACACCGATTTTTCCCGCGTCAGCGTGTTGTACAGCTTCAGTTCCGGCGTCGCGTCCATTCCACTCTCCCAAATGCACGATCAGAAAAATATTGCGACCGGCGGACCGGGGCGTTTCGCATCTTGACTATTGGGGAGACGAAAACGGCCGGGCCAGCGCTTGCGCTAGCGAATAATCTTCCGGCAGGTAATGCAGATAACCGTTTTCATGCCGCGTTTTATGGCCCGGTTCGCGCGTCCGGTCAAGAGGGCGAAAAGTGATCGAGGCGCAACCGGATCTATCCATCCGATGAATCGATTCCAGCAAAGAACGTGTGGCGAAACCGGAATGTCGGCCTTGAAATTCCTCAGCCATTTTTGCGGCGCAAATCTCAAGTAGCCGTTTGCGAATTGCCGAACAGGGGAGGAAGGGGTGCGGAAACTCGCCCGCTGGACGATCGGAGCGACCGCAATTCTAGTGGTCGCATCCGCTGCATATTTCGCATACGATTTCGGTATGCTTCGCTTCAACAATCCACCTTTGAGCCGATATCCGATCCAAGGCATCGATGTCAGTCATCACCAGGGCGACATCGATTGGAAGACGGTTGCCGCGCAGCCGAACGTGCGCTTTGCGATCATGAAGGCGACCGAAGGCGGCGATCACAGGGATTCCAGGTTTGCTGACAACTGGCGGCGCGCCGGAGACGCCGGGGTGGTCAGGGGCGCCTATCATTTCTTCACCTTCTGCCGTCCCGGCAAGGATCAGGCGCAGAATGTTCTGGCGACCGTGCCGAAGGAGCAGGGAACTCTGCCCATCGCCGTCGATCTGGAGTTCGTCGGCAATTGCAACAAGGTCCCGACGCTCGAGGAAATGGCTGCTGAAGTGAATGGCTTCTTCACCGAGTTGAAGGGCACCTTTCCGGAGAAGCCTATCTTCTACGTCACACAGGAATTCTTCGATCAATATTTGAAGGGCAATGAAGCCCGCTTCCCCGAACACTACCTTTGGCTACGAAGCGTATTTAAGGAGCCGACGCAGGAAGGTTGCGGTCGATGGGTAATCTGGCAGTTTGCCGATAACGGCACACTGGACGGCATCCAGGGGCCGGTCGACCTCAATGCCCTATGCCCGTCGGAGACAGGCTTCGCGCATTTGTTCCCCGCCGTTGCCGCGAAGTGACGCGCGGGGTCTATTCCGGCAGCCGGTAATCGACGAGCTTGTTCTCCCTCACGATGAACAGCTTGCCCGTCTCGGTCACGCCGGGGCCGAGCAACGGCAGGATCGCCTTCGCGATCTCGGAGGGATGCGGCAGCGTCCGGGGATCTTCGCCGGGCACCGCCTGCGCCCGCATCGCCGTGCGTGTCGCGCCTGGATCGACGCTGGTGATGCGCAGCGGCGTCGATTGGCTTTCGCCGGCCCATGTGCGGGCCAGTGCCTCGACGGCAGCCTTGGAGGCGGAATAGGCGCCCCAGAACGGCCGGCATTTGTGGGCGGCGCCCGAAGACAGGATGACGGCGCGACCGGCGTCGGAGCGGGCGAGCAGCGGGTCGACCGAGCGGATCAGCCGCCAGGTCGCCGTCACGTTGATGGTCATCACCTTCTCGAACACCTTCGCTTCGATATGACCGATCGGCGAGATGACGCCGAGCACGCCGGCGTTGGCGACCAGGATGTCGAGCTTGCCCCAGCGCTCGAAGATCGAGCCGCCGAGCGCATCGATCGCGTTCATGTCGGCAAGGTCGAAGGGAACGAGGGTCGCGGTGCCGCCGACGGCCTTGATCGCATCGTCGAGGTCCTCGAGCCCGCCGACCGTGCGTGCGCAGGCAATCACATGGGCGCCCGCCTTCGCGAGTTCGAGCGCCGTGAAATAGCCGATGCCGCGCGATGCGCCAGTCACCAGCGCGATCCTGCCTTCAAGATTGATGTTCATCTGCTCCGGTTCCGGATTTGCTGCGAAGGTGAGGGGCGCAATGGCCCCTCAAAGGGAAAATCAGAGGAGCAAGGGGCTCAGCCGTTGCTGGCAAGCATCGAAAGCTTGTTGCCCATCGACTCGCCGTTCTTGTCGAGCAGGCGGGTCGGATAGTCGCCGGTGAAGTAGTGGTCGGTGAACTGCGGGCGCGCCGGATTGCGGTCCTCGCCGCCGACGGCGCGATAAAGCCCGTTGATCGACAGGAAGGCCAGCGAATCCGCGCCGATATATTTGGCCATGGCGTCGACGTCGGCATACTGGTTTGCCAGCAGCTTTTCGGCATCGGGCGTGTCGATGCCGTAGAAATCGGGGAAGAAGATCATCGGGCTTGCGACGCGGACATGGACCTCGCGTGCGCCGGCTTCGCGGATCATCTGCACGATCTTGAGCGACGTCGTGCCGCGCACGATGGAATCATCGACCAGCACCACACGTTTGCCTTCGATCATCGCCCGGTTGGCGGAATGCTTCAGCTTGACGCCGAAGGCGCGGATCTGCTGCGTCGGCTCGATAAAGGTGCGCCCGACATAGTGGTTGCGGATGATGCCATATTCGAAGGGGATGCCGCTCTCCTGGGCATAGCCGAGAGCCGCGGGCGTGCCGCCATCCGGCACCGGCACGATCACATCCGCATCGACCGGCGCCTCCTTGGCGAGGTTCATGCCCATGTTCTTGCGCGTCGTATAGACGTTGCGGCCGCCGACGACCGAGTCCGGCCGGGCGAAATAGACATATTCGAACAGGCAGAGGCGCTCCGGCTGCGGCTTGCCGGGCTTGCGGGCGTCGATGCTGATCGAGCCGTCCGGTTGGATTTCGCAGATGACGACCTCGCCGTTTTCGACATCGCGGATGAACTTGGCACCGATGATGTCGAGCGCGCAGGTTTCCGAGCAGAAGATCGGCTTGCCGTCGAGTTCACCCATGACAAGCGGGCGGATACCGGTGGGGTCGCGCGCGGCGATGAGCTTGGTGCGGGTCATGGCGAGCATCGAATAGCCGCCTTCCATCTGGCGGATGGCGTCGATGAAGCGGTCGGATGTGGAAGCGTGGCGGGAGCGGGCAATGAGATGGAGAACGACTTCGGTATCGGATGTCGACTGACAGATGGCGCCGGTCGCGATGATCTGGCGGCGCAGCGTCAGGCCATTGGTGAAATTGCCGTTATGGGCAATGGCGATACCGCCTTCCTCAAGTTCGGCAAAGAGCGGCTGCACGTTGCGCATCGCCACTTCGCCGGTCGTGGAGTAACGCGTATGGCCGATCGACATGCCGCCGGGCAGACGGGCCAGCGTCATCGGATTGGTATAGTGGTCGCCGACGAGGCCCATATGGCGCTCCTGATAGAAGCGCTTGCCGTCGAAGGAGACGATGCCGGCAGCTTCCTGTCCCCGGTGCTGCAGGGCGTGAAGGCCGAGAGCCGTAAGGGCTGCGGCATCGGGATGTCCCAGAATTCCGAAAACGCCGCATTCCTCGTGCAGCGTATCTCCGTCGAGCGGATCGTCGATTGGCAAGGAATGGGACTGGTTCATTTCTGCGGGCCTCTGCTCTCACAAGAATGGATCGGCATTTCCAGTATCATATATCGGAAATCTAGCAGCTTTCCGATAACTTCATGCTGAACGACACCGCTTTCAAAGCCGATACGCGGTCTCTGAAACGGCTGAGGTCCGGCGGAGCTGGAATGCCCGGCCGGACCCTTATTTCACGTCCCGCTCAAATGGCAATTGCCGCAAGGCGAGTCAAGATCTTGAACACTGTGTCAATTCGCCGGCTGCTGTGCGCCGCCTGCAGGCGCGTCTTCTGCCGGCGCCTGGTCGGTCGTCGGCGGCGTGGCGCCTTCGCCGCTCTGTGCCGGCGACTGCATCTTATCACGGAAGCTTGCCTGTATCATCTGGGCAAATTGCTCCGGCAACACGGCCCTAAGCTTCACGACCATCGAATCCAGGAAGGGCTTCGACTTGGCCTCGTTGACCCAGGCCGGCCGATGTTCGACATCGACGAGCCAGTTCCAGAAGGCGACGGCGACGACCATCAGCAGCAGGCCTCGGGCCGCGCCGAACAGGAAGCCGAGCGTGCGATCGAGCGCGCCGATACGGCTGTCGATGATGAAATCGGCGATCTTCATGGTGATGAAGGAGATGACGATGAGCGCGATCAGGAAAACGACGGCCGCCGACCCGGCGATCGCGATGCGGTCGTCATCGGTGTACTTCTTCGCATAGGGCATCAGGTACGGATAAAGGTAGTAGGCGGCGGCGGCCGAACCGCCCCAGCTTGCGATCGAAAGGATCTCGCGCGAGAAGCCGCGGACCATCGCCAGCACGGCGGAGAAGAGCACAACGCCGATGACAATACCGTCGAAAATCGTAATGGGCATGTAAATTCAACTCCAGGACTGCCGCTCGGCGGCCGTGTCGCGCCTTATCGTGTGCCTCCTATATCATCACCAATCTTGGCAATGAAAGGATCAAACCTCGTCTTCCACACGCAGCGCCCCTTTCGACCCGGCGATGCGCGCGACCAGATCCGGCAGGTTTTCCACCTCGCTCCAACGCCCGCCCGAATTCTTCGGCAGTTCGGCGGAAGCGGACGGAAGCAGTGCTGCGGAAAAGCCCAGCTTCTCGGCTTCCTTGAGGCGCTGGGCGGTGTGCGCAACCGGCCGAATGGCGCCCGACAGGCTGACTTCGCCGAAATAGACGCAATCGGCGGGAAGGGCAATACCGGCCAGCGAGGAAACGAGCGCCGAGGCAACGGCGAGATCGGCCGCCGGCTCGGAGATGCGGTAACCACCGGCGATATTGAGATAGACGTCGTGCTGGCCGAGTCTCACGCCGCAATGGGCTTCCAGCACCGCGAGAATCATCGACAGCCTTGCTGAATCCCAGCCGACCACGGCGCGCCGCGGCGTACCGAGCGAAGTCGGCGCCACCAGCGCCTGCACCTCGACGAGCACGGGGCGGGTGCCTTCCATGCCGGCGAAGACCGCTGCACCCGGCGATTTCTCGTTGCGTTCGCCGAGAAAGAGTTCCGAGGGATTGGCGACTTCGCGCAAGCCCCGGTCCGACATTTCGAAGACGCCGATCTCGTCTGTCGGGCCGAAGCGGTTCTTGACCGTGCGCAGGATGCGGTAATGGTGGCCGCGATCACCCTCGAAATAGAGCACGGCATCGACCATATGTTCGACGACGCGCGGGCCGGCGATCTGCCCGTCCTTGGTCACATGCCCGACGAGCACCATGGCCGCACCCGTCTGCTTGGCGAAACGGATCATCGACTGCACGCCGGTGCGCACCTGCGTCACCGTTCCCGGAGCGGATTCGGCGAGTTCGCTCCACAACGTCTGGATGGAATCGATGATGACGAGGTCCGGCCGCTTGCCTTCGGCGAGCGTCGCCAGAATATCCTCGACATTGGTTTCAGCCGCCAGCATCACATCGGTATCGGCCGCGGCAAGCCGCTGCGCCCGCAACCGGACCTGCGCCACCGCTTCTTCGCCGGAGACGTAGATGATCTTGTGGCCGCGCCGGGCGAGCGCTGCCGCCGCCTGCATCAGCAGCGTCGATTTGCCGATGCCTGGATCGCCGCCGATCAGCACCGCGGAGCCGCGCACGAAGCCGCCGCCGAGCGCCCGGTCGAGCTCCGACATGGCGGTGTGGATGCGCGGCGCCTCCTCGATCTCACCCGACAGCGCCGTCAGTGTCACCGGCCGGCCCTTCTTCGGCGTCTTGCCGGGGCCAGAGCCGATCCCGCCCATCGGGTCTTCCTCGACGATGGTGTTCCACTCGCCGCAATTGTCGCATTTGCCGGCCCAGCGGTTGTGAACCGCGCCGCAATTCTGGCAGATGAACTGTGTCCTGGCCTTCGCCATCAAGCTACTCTTTCAATCCGGATTTACCGAATGAAGCGGTCCAGACGCTTCATCGAATCAATTGTCGTGCTTGAGATAATGGCTATCGCGACGGATCAAAACTAATGATTTCCCCATCAGCGTTTCGCGTGCCTATGCTTTAGTCGTGTGTTCATCCGGAACGGTGGAAGATGTTCGATTATTCGCTCGCGCACTGGCTTGCATTTCTATCGGCGGCAGTTTTGCTCAACCTTTCGCCCGGTCCCGACATCGCCTTTATTCTCGGTCACACGATGAACAGTGGAAAACGTGCCGGTTTTTCAGCGCTGTCCGGCGTCTGGTCCGGTGCGGCCCTGCATGTGCTGATGGCGGCACTCGGCCTTTCCGCCGTGCTTGCCGCTTCCGCCGTCGCCTTCTCCACGGTCAAATGGATTGGCGCAGTCTATCTCGTCTGGCTGGGCATCCAGGCTTTGCGGGCCCAGCGGCGGGAATGGCCTGGTAAAAGCTGCCGGCGAAAATATGCGGGCCGCGAAGATCTACCGGCAGGGTATCCTGGTGTCGCTGCTCAATCCGAAGGTGGCGATCTTCTTCCTGGCCTTCCTGCCGCAATTCGTCGTCGAAGGGGCGGGGCCGGCATGGGCCCAACTCATGCTGCATGGCGGGCTCATCATCGTCGTTGCCGCCTTCATCGAGCCGCCGCTCGTCCTGATCGGAGGGCACCTTGCCGACGCACTCCGGAACAATCAAAGGATCGGTCTGTGGCTCGATCGGGGTCTCGGCGCGCTTTTCGTGGCGCTCGGTATCCGCCTCGCGCTCAGCAGCCGCTGACCGCTATTCCTCCGTGACATAGCGCCTTTCGTGGCGCAGCCCCATGCTGGTCAGGATCTCGTAACCGATCGTGCCCGCCGCCCGCGCCACGTCGTCGACCGGCATGTTCTTTCCGAACAGCTCGACATAATCGCCTGCGCGCACGGCGTTCTCGGGAAGGTCCGTGACATCGAAGATCGTAAGGTCCATGGTAATCCGGCCCGCAACTGGCACCCTGTGTCCAGCGATGAAGCCGTGCCCGCCGTGCGCCACTGCCTGGCGCAGCGGCACGCCACCGCTCGACTGGCTGCGCATATAACCATCGGCATAACCGGCAGACACGATCGCCAGCCGGCTTTCACGGCGAAGCTGCAGGGCCCGTCCGTAGCTGACGGTCTCGCCGGCCTCGACGGTGCGCACCTGTATGATGCGCGCTTCGGCCGTGGCGACCGGCCGCATCGGGTTCGCCATGCCGCCGACCGCCTCACCGCCATAGAGCGAAATGCCGGGGCGGGTCAGATCGAAGTGATAGTCTTCGCCGAGAAAGATGCCGGCCGAGGCGGCAAGACTTGAATCGATGCCTTCATAGGCGGCGCTAACCCTTCGGAATGATTCAAGCTGCTGGCGGTTCATCGTATGGCTGGGGTCGTCGCTGCAGGCGAGGTGGCTCATGACCAGCACCGGCGCAAAGCTTGCCGGCCTCGAGACGTCGCCGGCGAGCGACAGCGCATCGTCGATGCGCAATCCCAACCGATTGAAGCCCGTATCGACATGCAGCGCGCAGGGGTAGTCACCGTAATCGGCAAGCACCGCCATCCAGAAGGCAAGCTGCTCGTCGGAGGAAATCACCGGCACCAGATCATTGTCGAAGAAGCGCCGTTCCGTGCCCGGCCATATTCCTGAGAGCACGAAGATGCGCGCTTCGGGCGCATAAAGGCGGAGTGTGACGCCCTCGTCGACGGTCGCGACGAAAAAATCCCGGGCGCCTGCCAGGTAGAGCGCTTCGCCGGCATCCTCGATGCCCATGCCATAGGCATCCGCCTTGACGACGGCTGCGGCGCGCGCGGCACTGGAGCGGCGCGCCATGTCGCGCCAGTTCTCCGTGAGCGCCGTCAGATCGACGGTCAGCCGCAGGCCTGCGGAAGCGAAAAGATCGTCGTCTTCGAAGGGGATAGGAATATCTGTCATGAATCGCCGTAACAATGAAGGGAAAACCACTTCACCCAGTCTAAAGAGCATTGTGGCCAAGGGAAAGCGGAAGCGGTCACATACCATCTTTGCCGCCCGCATGATCACTTTTGTTCAAGACGCATGCCGGCTTCCGCGTTAATCTCGCTGGATGCAGAACGTATCGCAGAAAGAGGCGGCAGACGCTATGCCGCTTGCCAATGTGGAATCGGCCCGCTTCTGGCGGGACAGCCGCTTTCGCGACATGGAGTGCCTGAGCGCCACCTTCCTGACGCATGAATATGCGCCGCATGCGCACGATACATTCAGCATTGGCGCGATCGAAAGCGGCAGCCAGATCGCCACGCTGAGCGGCAGGCGGGAGGAGACCGGCCCGGGAGATCTTTATCTGATCGATCCGGGCGTCATCCATGACGGCGCTCCTGGCGGCGAAGGCTACCGCTACCGCATGATCTATCCTGATTTGAAGCTGTTCATCGATATTCTGGAAGACGTGACGGGCAGGGCCTTCCACGCAACGCCGTCCTTCGCCGGCGGGCTTCCACGCGATCCGCAGCTCGCCAATGCCTTTCATGCCGCCCATCGTACGCTTGAAAGGGGCGCAGGTGCGCTCGAATCCGATGAAAGCATGTTCTCGGTGCTGGCGACGATCTTTGCGCGCCACGGCAGCACCATGATCGTGCCTGTCGACACACAGGAGCGGAGCGCCGTTGCCCGCGCCCGCGAATACCTCGTCGAGAATTTCGACAGCGACGTCGGTCTCGAGGAACTGGCCGGCGTGGCGGGATTGAGCCGCGCGCACCTCATCCGCGCTTTCCGCAAGGAATATCACATTACGCCGCATGCATTCCTGACGGACCGGCGGGTGCAGGTAGCCCGCCGGCTGCTGCGGCAGGGGCGTGCACCGGCCGATATCGCGCTCGAATGCGGGTTTGCCGATCAGGCGCATTTCACCCGGCACTTCAAGGCGCGCACGGGCGTGACACCCGGTCAATTCCGCGCCGGCTGATCACTTTCGTTCAATACGGCCGTTTCGGGCTGGGATACTGCTCCGCGATCTCAGTCAGGAGGTTGTCATGTTGCAGCAAAGCCGACCGCCCGGCGAACCTATTGTCGGCGAATTTCTTGCCGGAATGCGCGCCATTTTTCCGCTGGTTATCGCCGTCCTGCCGATCGGCCTCGTCTTCGGTGCCGTCGCGGCCACCAAGGGCCTTTCTCCCCTGGAAACGACGCTGATGAGCGCACTTGTCTTCGCAGGCGGTTCGCAATTCGTCGCCATGGACATCTGGTCGCATCCGGCAAGCTGGATCGGCGTCGGCTTCGCGGCCCTGCTGGTCAATATCCGCCACGTACTGATGAGCGCGTCGATCGGCACGAAGATGCAGTCCTTCTCCGACGCCAAACGCTATGTCGCCATGCTCTTCCTTGCTGACGAACTCTGGGCCATAGCGGAATTTCGCGCCGGCAGCACGCGGCTGACGCCCGCCTGGTATGCCGGTATCGTCACGCCCTTCTACCTCACCTGGGTCGGCTCGTCGCTGGCGGGCGCACTGCTCGGCGCTTTTCTGGGCAACCCGGCCGTCATCGGCCTCGACTTTGCCTTTACGGCCGTCTTCGTCGTGCTGGTCATGGGCTTCTGGAAGGGGCCGGAAACCGGCGCGATCCTTGCCGCAAGTGGTGTCGCATCCGTGGCGGTGCACCACTTCGTGCCGGGTGTCTGGTATATCGCCGCCGGTGCGCTTGCCGGGCTGGCAACGGCCCTCTGGCAGGGCAGGGCGCGGGAGCAGGCGGCATGACGCTCGACCTCAACATCATGATCGCGATCCTTGCGATGGCCGCCGCAACGGTCTTCACCCGTATCAGCGGCCTCGTTTTGATCCGTCATGTCGAAATGGATGAGCGCCGGAGAGCGGCGATCGAGGCCATTCCACCGGCCGTGGTGATGGCCGTTATTGCCCCGACCGCCTTTGCGACCGGATGGGCGGAGACGCTGGCCTGCGCGGTAACGGCGATCGTCGCACGCCGCCTGCCGATGCTTGCGAGCGTCGTGGTTGGCGTCGCAACGGTCGCTTTGTTGCGAGCTGTAGGGCTCTGAAGGAACTGGCGCGAGACCGCGTCAATGTTCCTCGTACTGTATGAAGGACGGATCTGCGAGATCGGCAAAGCGGGTGAATTCCGCCTGGAAGGCGAGCTTCACCGTGCCTGTCGGTCCGTGACGCTGCTTGGCAATGATCACATCGGCCGTACCCTTCACCTTGTCGAACAGCGCTTCCCATTCCGGATATTTCGGATCGTGAGGATCTCGTGGCTCCTGGTTCTTGACGTAATATTCCTCGCGGAACACGAAGAGCACGACGTCGGCGTCCTGCTCGATCGAGCCGGATTCGCGAAGGTCGGAGAGCTGCGGACGCTTGTCGTCGCGGCTTTCGACCTGACGCGAGAGCTGCGACAGCGCGATGATCGGAACATTGAGTTCCTTGCCGAGCGCCTTCAGGCCGGTGGTGATCTGGGTGATTTCCTGGACGCGGTTGTCGCTCGATTTGCCCGAGCCGGTCATCAGCTGCACGTAGTCGACCACGAGCACGTCGAGGCCGCGCTGGCGCTTAAGGCGTCGCGCCCGCGCCGAAAGCTGGGCGATCGATATGCCACCGGTCTGGTCGATATAAAGCGGTACCTTCTGCATCATCATCGAGCAGGCGACGAGCTTTTCGAAATCGGCATCGTTGATATCGCCGCGGCGAATCTTCGAGGAGGAGACTTCCGTCTGCTCGGAGATGATGCGGGTGGCGAGCTGTTCGGACGACATTTCGAGCGAATAGAAGCCGACGACACCGCCGTTCTTCGCCTTCATGCTGCCGTCCGACTGTACTTCGCCCTCATAGGCGGCGGCGATGTTGTAGGCGATATTGGTTGCAAGCGAGGTCTTGCCCATGCCGGGGCGCCCGGCGAGGATGATCAAGTCCGAACGTTGCAGGCCGCCCATCTTGGCATCGAGCGAATGGATGCCGGTGGAAATGCCCGACAGGCCGCCGTCGCGTTCCTTGGCGACAGCCGCCATATCGATGGCGAGCGCCACGGCATCATTGAAGGACTGGAAGCCGCCGTCGTAGCGGCCGTTTTCGGCGAGTTCGAAGAGGCGGCGTTCGGTGTCCTCGATCTGCGACTGCGGCGGCATGTCGAGCGGCGCGTCATAGGCGATGTTGACGACATCCTCGCCGATCGTGATCAGCGCTCGGCGCAGCGCCAGATCATAGATCGCCCGGCCGTAATCCTCGGCATTGATGACGGTGACGGCATTGCTGACGAGACTCGCCAGATA from Rhizobium lentis carries:
- the purF gene encoding amidophosphoribosyltransferase, yielding MNQSHSLPIDDPLDGDTLHEECGVFGILGHPDAAALTALGLHALQHRGQEAAGIVSFDGKRFYQERHMGLVGDHYTNPMTLARLPGGMSIGHTRYSTTGEVAMRNVQPLFAELEEGGIAIAHNGNFTNGLTLRRQIIATGAICQSTSDTEVVLHLIARSRHASTSDRFIDAIRQMEGGYSMLAMTRTKLIAARDPTGIRPLVMGELDGKPIFCSETCALDIIGAKFIRDVENGEVVICEIQPDGSISIDARKPGKPQPERLCLFEYVYFARPDSVVGGRNVYTTRKNMGMNLAKEAPVDADVIVPVPDGGTPAALGYAQESGIPFEYGIIRNHYVGRTFIEPTQQIRAFGVKLKHSANRAMIEGKRVVLVDDSIVRGTTSLKIVQMIREAGAREVHVRVASPMIFFPDFYGIDTPDAEKLLANQYADVDAMAKYIGADSLAFLSINGLYRAVGGEDRNPARPQFTDHYFTGDYPTRLLDKNGESMGNKLSMLASNG
- the cysS gene encoding cysteine--tRNA ligase, giving the protein MDATPELKLYNTLTREKSVFAPIDPDNVRMYVCGPTVYDFAHIGNARPVIVFDVLFRLLRHVYGESHVTYARNITDVDDKINARALRDHPGLPLNDAIRAVTEKTETQFHADVADLGCLEPDVEPRATDNIAEMIEIIEKLIGNGHAYVAAGEVLFDTKSMADYGQLSKRPLDEQQAGARVAVDAHKKNPGDFVLWKLSNHNEPGWESPWGRGRPGWHIECSAMSRRYLGDVFDIHGGGLDLIFPHHENEIAQSRCAHGTEVMANVWMHNGFVQVEGRKMSKSEGNFVTIHDLLHTETFGGRKWPGEVLRLAMLMTHYREPIDFSIKRLEEAERLLAKWPATEAGDATPHTSVLNALADDLNTVAAVQALHALAQSGNDAVFAASAALLGVLPKKIEIDEAFAAAVDALVAMRLEMLKAKNFTEADKIRDELTAKGIQLKDGKDPVTGERVTTWEVKR
- a CDS encoding glycoside hydrolase family 25 protein, which encodes MRKLARWTIGATAILVVASAAYFAYDFGMLRFNNPPLSRYPIQGIDVSHHQGDIDWKTVAAQPNVRFAIMKATEGGDHRDSRFADNWRRAGDAGVVRGAYHFFTFCRPGKDQAQNVLATVPKEQGTLPIAVDLEFVGNCNKVPTLEEMAAEVNGFFTELKGTFPEKPIFYVTQEFFDQYLKGNEARFPEHYLWLRSVFKEPTQEGCGRWVIWQFADNGTLDGIQGPVDLNALCPSETGFAHLFPAVAAK
- a CDS encoding AraC family transcriptional regulator; this translates as MPLANVESARFWRDSRFRDMECLSATFLTHEYAPHAHDTFSIGAIESGSQIATLSGRREETGPGDLYLIDPGVIHDGAPGGEGYRYRMIYPDLKLFIDILEDVTGRAFHATPSFAGGLPRDPQLANAFHAAHRTLERGAGALESDESMFSVLATIFARHGSTMIVPVDTQERSAVARAREYLVENFDSDVGLEELAGVAGLSRAHLIRAFRKEYHITPHAFLTDRRVQVARRLLRQGRAPADIALECGFADQAHFTRHFKARTGVTPGQFRAG
- the alr gene encoding alanine racemase, translated to MTDIPIPFEDDDLFASAGLRLTVDLTALTENWRDMARRSSAARAAAVVKADAYGMGIEDAGEALYLAGARDFFVATVDEGVTLRLYAPEARIFVLSGIWPGTERRFFDNDLVPVISSDEQLAFWMAVLADYGDYPCALHVDTGFNRLGLRIDDALSLAGDVSRPASFAPVLVMSHLACSDDPSHTMNRQQLESFRRVSAAYEGIDSSLAASAGIFLGEDYHFDLTRPGISLYGGEAVGGMANPMRPVATAEARIIQVRTVEAGETVSYGRALQLRRESRLAIVSAGYADGYMRSQSSGGVPLRQAVAHGGHGFIAGHRVPVAGRITMDLTIFDVTDLPENAVRAGDYVELFGKNMPVDDVARAAGTIGYEILTSMGLRHERRYVTEE
- the radA gene encoding DNA repair protein RadA, whose amino-acid sequence is MAKARTQFICQNCGAVHNRWAGKCDNCGEWNTIVEEDPMGGIGSGPGKTPKKGRPVTLTALSGEIEEAPRIHTAMSELDRALGGGFVRGSAVLIGGDPGIGKSTLLMQAAAALARRGHKIIYVSGEEAVAQVRLRAQRLAAADTDVMLAAETNVEDILATLAEGKRPDLVIIDSIQTLWSELAESAPGTVTQVRTGVQSMIRFAKQTGAAMVLVGHVTKDGQIAGPRVVEHMVDAVLYFEGDRGHHYRILRTVKNRFGPTDEIGVFEMSDRGLREVANPSELFLGERNEKSPGAAVFAGMEGTRPVLVEVQALVAPTSLGTPRRAVVGWDSARLSMILAVLEAHCGVRLGQHDVYLNIAGGYRISEPAADLAVASALVSSLAGIALPADCVYFGEVSLSGAIRPVAHTAQRLKEAEKLGFSAALLPSASAELPKNSGGRWSEVENLPDLVARIAGSKGALRVEDEV
- a CDS encoding CvpA family protein codes for the protein MPITIFDGIVIGVVLFSAVLAMVRGFSREILSIASWGGSAAAAYYLYPYLMPYAKKYTDDDRIAIAGSAAVVFLIALIVISFITMKIADFIIDSRIGALDRTLGFLFGAARGLLLMVVAVAFWNWLVDVEHRPAWVNEAKSKPFLDSMVVKLRAVLPEQFAQMIQASFRDKMQSPAQSGEGATPPTTDQAPAEDAPAGGAQQPAN
- a CDS encoding SDR family NAD(P)-dependent oxidoreductase: MNINLEGRIALVTGASRGIGYFTALELAKAGAHVIACARTVGGLEDLDDAIKAVGGTATLVPFDLADMNAIDALGGSIFERWGKLDILVANAGVLGVISPIGHIEAKVFEKVMTINVTATWRLIRSVDPLLARSDAGRAVILSSGAAHKCRPFWGAYSASKAAVEALARTWAGESQSTPLRITSVDPGATRTAMRAQAVPGEDPRTLPHPSEIAKAILPLLGPGVTETGKLFIVRENKLVDYRLPE